A window of the Leptolyngbyaceae cyanobacterium genome harbors these coding sequences:
- a CDS encoding response regulator produces MKSQNMVKPKILVVDDEPDNLDLLYRTFYREYKVLRAESGPAALEILAKEKDIAVIISDQRMPMMSGTEFLSLTATQYPDIIRIILTGYTDVEDLVEAINSGKVFKYVTKPWESEHLQGVVRQALDTHNVLKTRTQELCRTLRQESLLNTVTNTIRSRTDYRQILQTIVNTVGHMLEADICILRPSQDNRMADEWFVYQKKGNAPEDLLSPDESTKSELADAGLSLFSLLGQTVWETHDVMVFDDVNSDDRIQGDTPENKLKSAAYQSADIRSSLIVPLICQQELIAVLALHQCGQPRRWQDDEVQLVFMVADQAALALAQARAYERSLAMAKREALINTITSAIRSSLEPQAIFAAITQQLGQALNVDGCALSLWTECDEFVQCVGLYDKNLQSSFASEEAKFSSHNNGRSTSQNVEKLRSTSLLPSSDAALSVLKSQNISQLPQSLVPIAGNPVLQQLIATQQPVVIHDLEQEPEMKGFDLPLRSSAAALMVVPLVSEGKIIGSITLREATKSRHWQQVEVDLAQAVAAQAAIAVEHARLYQKTLQQAERLQELDRQKTEFFQNISHEFRTPLTLMMGPLESVVGQSQDLPYDQAAIALRNCRRLLRLVNQLLDLQRLDAGRMQASFRPCDLVNMVSQIVESFRPYCEKKGLRLVTELNTCPKLYLDPEKFDKVLYNLLSNAMKFTEAGGSIAVKVEPAGDHIRIQVKDTGIGIRTEQIPHLFERFRQAEGSVNRSYEGSGLGLALVKELVELHGGQISVESIYQAGTTFTVWMPTGTAHLPLEQVLEVPTQIQSGRAAVELADLELLQMDGSGDRTSTSNGESSVTQTMSRTILVVDDNSDLRSYVSRVLKASGFEVLTARDGAEGFGVTSEKHPDLIVTDLMMPVVSGLDMIRMIREQADIKGTPIILLTAKVDEDTRIEGTEQGADIYLAKPFNDRELLAAVRNLIALKENERKLGELNSYLTESVLKRFLPPSLVQKAATGNLSLDLRPEPKLVTVLFSDIVGFTQLSNTLRSRRVAELLNQYFEYMTRAVFNNGGTVDKFMGDAVLALFGTPEELTPNDQVKRAIAAARQMRIFLDELNGRWHEQGIPQVQFRCGIHQGTAVVGMFGSSERADYTAIGPTVNIASRLQQAAQPDSILVSAAVADYLDESEITKGSPLQLKGVDETVLTFIVDPKLK; encoded by the coding sequence ATGAAATCTCAAAATATGGTTAAACCGAAAATTCTGGTGGTTGATGACGAACCAGATAATCTCGACCTGCTATATCGTACCTTCTACCGGGAGTATAAAGTTCTCCGGGCAGAATCGGGGCCGGCAGCCCTCGAAATTCTGGCCAAGGAGAAAGATATCGCGGTGATTATCTCGGATCAGCGGATGCCGATGATGAGCGGTACTGAGTTTTTGAGCCTGACTGCGACTCAGTATCCGGATATCATCCGAATTATTTTAACTGGCTATACGGATGTAGAGGATTTGGTAGAGGCGATTAACAGTGGTAAGGTGTTCAAATACGTCACCAAACCTTGGGAATCGGAACACCTGCAAGGAGTGGTACGGCAAGCTTTGGATACGCACAATGTTCTGAAGACTCGTACTCAGGAACTTTGTCGTACTCTGCGTCAGGAATCTTTATTAAATACAGTTACTAATACAATTCGTTCTCGTACTGATTATCGGCAAATCCTCCAGACGATCGTCAATACGGTCGGTCATATGTTAGAGGCAGATATATGTATTTTGCGTCCTTCCCAAGATAACCGAATGGCGGATGAATGGTTTGTTTACCAAAAAAAGGGAAACGCACCAGAAGATTTATTATCACCTGATGAGAGTACCAAATCCGAGTTGGCTGATGCGGGTTTATCGTTGTTTAGCCTGCTAGGGCAAACTGTCTGGGAAACGCATGATGTAATGGTATTCGATGATGTCAACTCGGACGATCGCATTCAAGGCGATACCCCCGAAAACAAGCTCAAGAGTGCGGCTTACCAATCGGCAGATATTCGATCGAGCTTGATCGTTCCTTTGATTTGCCAACAAGAATTAATTGCCGTCCTCGCCCTACACCAATGCGGACAACCCCGCCGCTGGCAAGATGATGAAGTACAATTGGTGTTTATGGTGGCGGATCAAGCGGCGCTAGCTTTGGCGCAAGCCCGGGCTTACGAGCGATCCCTGGCAATGGCCAAACGAGAAGCTTTAATCAATACGATTACCAGTGCCATTCGATCGAGTCTAGAACCGCAAGCAATTTTTGCCGCGATTACCCAGCAACTCGGGCAAGCTTTAAACGTAGATGGATGTGCGCTTTCCCTGTGGACTGAGTGCGATGAATTCGTTCAGTGCGTGGGGTTATATGACAAAAATCTTCAATCTTCTTTTGCCAGCGAGGAAGCAAAGTTTTCCAGCCACAATAATGGTAGAAGTACGTCTCAAAATGTAGAGAAACTGCGTTCGACATCTCTACTCCCATCATCAGATGCGGCGCTTTCTGTTTTGAAATCTCAAAATATTTCCCAGTTACCGCAGTCGTTGGTGCCGATTGCAGGTAATCCCGTTTTACAGCAATTAATCGCCACTCAACAACCTGTCGTAATTCACGATTTAGAGCAAGAACCGGAAATGAAAGGATTTGATTTGCCTTTGCGATCGTCGGCAGCTGCTTTAATGGTAGTACCGCTGGTGTCGGAAGGCAAAATTATTGGCAGCATTACTTTGCGGGAAGCCACGAAGTCTCGCCACTGGCAACAGGTAGAAGTTGACTTGGCCCAAGCTGTCGCTGCCCAAGCTGCGATCGCCGTAGAACACGCCCGCCTGTATCAAAAAACCCTCCAACAAGCAGAACGCCTACAAGAATTAGACCGCCAAAAAACGGAATTCTTCCAAAATATTTCTCACGAGTTCCGCACTCCCCTCACGCTGATGATGGGTCCATTAGAATCGGTGGTCGGTCAAAGCCAAGATTTACCATACGATCAAGCAGCGATCGCCCTTCGCAACTGTCGCCGCTTGCTGCGTCTGGTCAATCAACTACTAGATTTGCAACGTCTGGATGCCGGCAGAATGCAGGCGAGTTTTCGTCCTTGCGATTTGGTGAATATGGTCAGCCAAATTGTCGAATCTTTTCGCCCTTACTGCGAGAAAAAAGGTTTGCGTTTGGTGACGGAACTCAACACCTGCCCCAAATTGTATTTAGACCCGGAAAAATTTGATAAGGTTCTCTACAATTTGTTATCGAATGCGATGAAGTTTACCGAGGCGGGAGGCAGTATTGCCGTCAAAGTAGAACCGGCAGGGGATCACATTCGCATTCAAGTTAAGGATACCGGGATCGGCATTCGCACCGAACAAATTCCCCATTTGTTTGAACGCTTCCGCCAAGCCGAAGGGTCGGTGAATCGTTCTTATGAAGGTAGCGGATTGGGTTTGGCTCTGGTAAAAGAACTAGTGGAACTGCACGGCGGTCAAATTTCCGTAGAGTCGATCTATCAAGCGGGAACTACTTTTACGGTTTGGATGCCGACGGGAACTGCCCATTTGCCTTTAGAACAAGTGTTGGAAGTGCCGACGCAAATTCAGTCCGGGCGGGCGGCAGTGGAGTTGGCAGATTTGGAATTGCTACAAATGGATGGGTCTGGCGATCGCACTTCCACCTCCAATGGAGAATCTTCGGTCACTCAAACCATGAGTCGGACTATTTTGGTCGTAGACGATAACTCAGACTTGCGAAGTTACGTCTCCAGAGTTCTCAAAGCATCGGGTTTTGAAGTGTTGACCGCCCGCGATGGGGCAGAAGGTTTCGGGGTAACTAGCGAGAAACATCCCGATTTGATCGTGACGGATTTGATGATGCCTGTGGTTTCCGGTTTGGATATGATTCGGATGATCCGGGAACAGGCGGACATCAAGGGAACGCCGATTATTTTGCTCACCGCTAAAGTAGATGAGGATACGCGAATTGAAGGAACCGAACAAGGGGCGGATATTTATTTAGCTAAACCTTTCAATGACCGGGAGTTGTTAGCGGCGGTGCGGAATTTGATCGCCCTGAAAGAAAACGAACGGAAGTTGGGAGAGTTGAATAGTTATCTCACCGAATCGGTACTCAAGCGCTTTTTACCGCCATCGTTGGTACAAAAGGCAGCCACCGGCAATTTATCTCTGGATTTGCGTCCGGAACCTAAGTTAGTGACGGTTTTGTTTAGCGATATCGTCGGTTTTACCCAGTTGTCCAATACCTTACGAAGCCGCCGGGTAGCCGAGTTGTTGAATCAATATTTTGAATACATGACGAGGGCGGTGTTTAATAACGGCGGCACCGTAGATAAGTTTATGGGAGATGCGGTGTTGGCTTTATTCGGTACGCCAGAGGAGTTGACCCCAAACGATCAGGTAAAGCGGGCGATCGCAGCAGCAAGGCAAATGCGAATATTCTTAGATGAATTGAACGGTCGCTGGCACGAACAAGGCATTCCCCAAGTGCAATTCCGCTGCGGAATTCATCAAGGAACCGCAGTAGTAGGGATGTTTGGCAGTTCCGAACGAGCCGATTATACTGCGATCGGCCCTACCGTGAATATCGCCTCCCGCCTCCAACAAGCCGCCCAACCCGATTCCATCCTGGTTTCGGCAGCCGTCGCCGACTATCTCGATGAGTCGGAAATTACCAAAGGCAGCCCCCTCCAACTGAAAGGGGTGGATGAAACCGTTCTCACGTTTATCGTAGACCCCAAACTCAAGTAA